The stretch of DNA CGTGCCCTGCGGCCCGTAGCGCACGCCGTCGGCGCGGAGCTCCGTCTCGTTCTCCTGGTAGTAGGCCTCGTCGCGCACAGAATACCAGCCGGCGTAGGAATCTTTGTAGATGTCGCTGTTTTCCGCCATCAGCTTCCAGATGTCGCTGGAGGCTTCGTGGTGGCGGGGTTCCGTGGTGCGGATGAAATCGTCGTTCGAGGCATTCAGCAGCTGGGCCATCGCCTCGAACTCGCCGGAGTTGCGGTCGGCAAGCTCCTGGGCGGTAATACCCTCCGCGCGCGCCGTCTGCTGCATCTTCTGGCCGTGCTCGTCGGTGCCCGTCAGAAAGAAGACATCACGGCCATCAAGACGCTGGAAGCGCGCCATGGCGTCCGTCGCGATCAGCTCGTAGGCATGGCCGATATGCGGCTTGCCGTTCGGGTAGGAGATCGCGGTGGTAATGTAGAAGGGCGTCTTGTCTGTCATGGCGGCCATCGTGTCCGGCTTACTCTCTCGAAATATCAGCCGCTCTTAGCGCATGTCATGGAGAAGAGAAACACTAAGTTTCGAAAGCGCTTATGATTTGGCGGTTTGCCGAAGCGCTGAGCTTGACTCGCTTTCTGCCACATTCTAGGCCTTGCGAAACTGAAGAACAGGGCGCAACCGAAGTGAGATTTCCAGCAGCGGGCAAAAGCCGTTTCTCTGTCTGTCAGAGGTCCGTCGCTTGACGTTTCTCGAAAATTTTCAGCCTCTCTATTCACTTTCCGGCTTTTTCGTCGGCGCGCTTGTCGGCATCACCGGCGTGGGCGGCGGCTCGCTGATGACGCCGCTGCTCGTCCTGTTATTCGGCGTCCATCCGGCAACCGCGGTCGGAACCGACCTGCTCTATGCCGCCGTCACCAAGACGGCGGGCACGGCGGTCCATGGCATGCATGGCCGTATCAACTGGCGAGTTGTCGGTGCGCTCGGGGCGGGAAGTGTTCCGGCAGCGCTCCTGATGCTCTGGCTGATGGCAGGCGTCGACCGCAAGAGCGTCGAGGTTACCCATACGATTACCGCAGCGCTTGGCTGGCTGCTCGTCATGACGGCCGTGATGCTTGTCTTCCGCGCGCAGATTCTCCGCTTTGCTCGCCGGGTCACTGGCGAGCGCGCCCCGCCCCGTCCGGCGACGATTGCCGTTCTCACCGTCATCCTCGGGCTGGCTCTCGGCATCCTTGTCACACTGACATCGGTCGGTGCCGGTGCACTCGGGGTAACGATCTTGCTTGTGCTTTATCCGCGACTGGATGTCCGCGAAATCGTCGGCTCCGATATCGTCCACGCGGTGCCGCTGACGCTCATCGGCGGCATGGGCTACTGGATCATCGGCGAGATCGACTGGCTCCTGCTTTTGGCACTGCTGGTCGGCTCGATTCCGGGCATCATCGCCGGCAGCCTCCTGGCGCCGAAGCTGCATGAACGCACCATTCGCATCGTGCTTGCGCTCACGCTCGCGATCGTCGCCTGGAAACTGCTTGCCGGCTGATCAGAGGCCCGGCTGCTTGATGTCGCCGAGAATGCTGAGGATCGTCTGCTTGCGGTCGAGGTTGTAAGCGTCGGAAACGGCAAGCCGCTCGTTGATATCGGATTGCAGGCGTGCCAGCCGTTCGGCGGCGGAAAGCTCGCCTGCTTGCGCCGCGTGGCGCGCCCGGTGCATCAGGTCGTCACCGACATGGCTCACGAAGAATTCGAATATCGTGTCGCTATCCTTGCCGGACAAGGCCTCCGCCAAACGATGCATTGCCTTTCGAGCCGTCGGGCCTTGAGCCGACAGGACCTCGTTGTATGCCGCGATGATCTCGCCGCCGCCGTAGTTCAGGAGCTTCAACGCCTCCCCGACGCTGCCTTTCGCGATCGATATCATCGAGGCATCGCTGCCGGTTACGCCGAGATTGGCGAGTGCCGCGCCCAAGGCGCCATTATCCAGCGGCGAAAGCTTAAGCGGCAGGCACCGTGAACGGATCGTCGGCAGAAGCTTTCCCGGCCCATGCGACAGCACGAGGAAAAGCGCGCGTTTGGGCGGCTCCTCCAGAATTTTCAGGATGGCGTTGGCCGCATTGCGGTTCATGTCGTCTGCCGGATCGATGATGACGATGCGCCAGTTTCCTGTTCCGGAGGTCTGCGAGAAGAAGCGTCCGGCGCGCCGCACCTCGTCCACCGTGATCGCCGACTTCACTTTGCCTGTCTTCTCGTCAACGGGACGCGAAAGATAGAGCAGATTATGCGACGCCCCGGAAGCGATCTGGCGGCTGACGGCAGAGGCCGCATCAGGATCGCCGATCGTTGCAGGCGCCGTTGCCGGATCGGGATTCGACAGAACGTAGTTTGCAAATCGAAAAGCAAGGGTTGCCTTCCCGATGCCCTCCGGCCCCTCGATCAGGACCGCGTGATGGCCCTTGCCGGAGCGATAGGATTGGGAAAGAAAAGCCTGGGCTTCGTCATGCCCAAAAAGTTTCGTGTTTTCGGCCGGCCAGATGGCGCCGTCCAGAAGCCCCGGCCGCTCGTCACTCATGCGCGGCCTCCGGCATCTTGGCGACGGCAACAGGCCCAAGAAGCTGATTGACGATCGCAAGAATTTCCGCGGCAATCGGCTCTTCGTCCTGCGTCGCGTTGACGACGTGGCACCGCTCCGGTTCGCGCGCGGCTATGTCGAGATAGGCTTCGCGGCGTTTTTCGTGCGTCTCAAGTTCTTCCCTTTCGAAACGGTCCGGTCGGTCCGCCGTCGCCGCACTGCGCTTCTTTGCTCGCGCCAGACCAAGCCTTGCCGGAATGTCGAGGATCAGCGTGCAATCTGGTACGACGCCGTTGACGGCGATCCGCTGCAGCGTCTCGATGAAGTCCGCCTCGAGATTGCCCGTCACGCCTTGATAGACGCGCGAGGAATCCATGAACCGGTCGCACAGCACGATCTTGCCCTGGAGAAGCGCCGGGCGAATGACCGCTTCGACGTGATCGTTACGGGCTGCGGCGAAGAGAATGGCTTCCATGCGCGTGCCGAAGGCTTCCGCGCTACCGGACAGCAGCACGTGGCGCACGGCTTCCGCACCAGGCGACCCGCCAGGTTCCCGCGTCAGCAGAACCTCATGGCCGCGCGCCCTCAGCGCTTCCGCCAGCCGGCGGATCTGCGTGGATTTCCCAGCCCCTTCCCCGCCTTCAAACGTAACGAACAATCCCGTACCGGATGACAATGACACATTCCCGTATTCTTCAGCGCCCGCGCCACCGGGCTTTTTTCCTATCTATCCGAAGACAGGGCCAAGCGAAACCTTCAGGCTAGGCGCCTTCCGGTCCTTCCCCGGCAATTTAGGCAATGAATATGGCGATCAGGTGGGCTCGGCCTCGTCCCAGAGCCACGAGAAGAACAGCGATTCGCCGAGTTCCAGAAGCGCGTCGACCGCCCGGCTCGTCAGCGAACCCTGCTCGACGCCATGCGCGGTGTAAAGTGGCACCTCGCGCAACACGCGGCCGCCCGCCGATATGACCAGCGTACCCGCTTCGGCATCGGCAGCAACGGGCGCCATCAGCGGCCAGCGGTAAACGATCCGCGCCGAGAGCCTGTCAGGATTGCTGACTGGAATGTAGACGCTGACAGCCCCCTTCGCGACGAGGTCCACTTTTCCGGCCTGGCCGCCATAGACGCTGGCCGCGCCGACGATTTCCTCGTCCGCGAAAAGCTGCCGGTCCTCGAAGGCCGTCTGCCCCCATTCCAGGATGCGCTTTGCCTCCTCGGTCCGTTCCTTGTCGGAAGCAATGCCGCCGAGCGCCAGGAAGAGCCGCTTTCCATCTCGCCCCGCCGAGGCGACGATCGAATATCCCTCGCCCTCTGCAAAGCCGGTCGCCAGTCCGTCCGCGCCGAGTCCAAGGCCGAGCAAAGGGTTGCGGTTGCGCTGGAAAATCCTGTTCCACTCGAAATCGGGCTGCGCGAAATAATGATAATATTCGGGATAGGATTGCTGCAGATCGATCGCAAGCGTCACCAAGTCACGCGCCGATACCTTGCTCTTACCGTCCGGCAGGCCGGTCGAGTTTCCAAAGACCGTTTTCGCCATGCCGAGCACCTCCGCCCGCCGCGTCATTGCGGCGGCGAAATTGCCCTCCGTGCCGCTCATGCCCTCCGCAAGGATGATGGATCCGTCGTTGGCACCCTGGATGGCGACGCCCTTGATCAAGTCCTCGACACGGATGCGGGATTTCAGCACGGCAAACATCGTTGCCGTCCGCGACGGAGCACCTCCCGTTCGCCAGGCATATTCGGAAACCGGATATTCGGTGTCGAGCGTGATCTCGCCCTTCTTCAACGAGCCGAAGACCAGATCCATCGTCATCAGCTTTGCGAGCGAGGCGGGTGAAAAACTCTGCTCCTCGTTCTTTGCAAGCAGCACCGTTCCGGTGGATGCCTCGATCATGTAGGCCTGTGCGGCCTTGGTTACAAAGCCGGCGGGCGCGGTTTCGGCAGCGTAGGATGGCGAAGCGAAGGGCAGAAGGCACGCACAAAGACGAAGCAGACGCTTCAACATCGAGGCTCCATAGGATCGAAGGTTCGACTCCGGACGTTAGAGGCAGCGCGCGCTGCGCGCAATCGCTTCCAATCAGGGCGCGATCTGTTTTGCCTGCTGGCGCTTGAGGGAGGCGAGGATCGAATCCTGCGTCAGCCCGTCATTGCGGACCATGACGGCGTCGAAAGCAAGCTCTACGGTCACCGTCTTCACGTCCTCGTCCTGGTAGCCCATCGCGAGCGAACCGTCCTGCCCGTAACCATATGGACGCTCATAGGGAACGGGCCCGATTTCCGGAAGCACGACCATCTGCCCGAAAGCCTGTCCTGAATTTCCGAGAACGGGAGCTGTTGTCGCCACCGGTGCCGCATTGTAGCGAGCGCTCGGCGTCGAGCCGCCATAGGCCGTCGCAGACATCGGCACCGGTACACGCGATTGATCCACGGTCAAAGTCCCAAGGCTCTGCAGCTGATCGCCGGTGATCCGCTTGCTGTTCGACGCCACCATCACCCCGGTTGCGATCTGACCTCCCGGATTGACGCCCGGAATCCGGCTTCCCTTCGGCACGTAGGACGCCATCAGGTAAGGCATGTCGTGCCCGTCCATGCGCGCCTTGCCGACATACTGCACGCGCACCTTGCCGGTGCCGCTGTGCTGCAGGTCGAGCATGTCCGCCGTCTTGTTGGAAAGATCGATGATGCGGCCTTCATGATAAGGGCCGCGGTCGTTGACGCGCACGACCACCGACGAGCCGTTTTCGAGATTTGTGACACGTGCGTAGCTCGGCAAAGGGAAAGTTGGATGCGCCGCGGAAAGATGCATCTGGTCGTAGACTTCGCCGTTTGCCGTCAACCGGCCGTGAAATGCGGAGCCATACCACGAGGCTACGCCCACCTTGTTATAGGCGAAGTCCTCCTTGGGATAATACCACTTGCCCTTGACCTCATAAGGGTTGCCGACGATGTAGCGCCCGCCCCCCTTCGGTATATTGGCGCCACTGGCAACGCGCGGGCTGGCTTTGACGCCATATTCTTTTTCGGAGAAATATTCCTTGCCGTGAGCGCGCTTCTTTGGCGCCTGCGAAGTCGTACCGCAAGCCGTGACGGTGGCGCACATCAACGCCAACGCCAGCCACCGCGTACCCGTTGCGAAAGAGGTCGCCCCGCATTCCAGTCTCATATGTCCCACGCCGCCCAAGATCGTATGGATAAGAACCTGCCCGACAACGGGCCAGTCATGCCTACGCCCACTCACCTAACGAGACTTTAACTCGGCGGCCATCCTGGCGAATTTGCGAATGATTTCGCGATGATAGAAACAATTTTAATGATCATGGTTTACAAACCCCTAACGGCGCATCGCGCAATCGTCATCCAGCCGGGTCTTCCGGCGGCAGATTTTTGCGCCCGACCCTTGCATTGGCCATATCCTTTGCGCCATAAGGCGCGCAAGGAAGAGTGTCCGAGTGGTTTAAGGAACCGGTCTTGAAAACCGGCGTGCGGGAAACCGTACCGTGGGTTCGAATCCCACCTCTTCCGCCATGAGCACTGTTTAGGCATTGCACTTGCCGGAAACGAGCGAGGCTGGATTCTCACCCGGAAATACCAACGAAACCGTTGCAAAACCGCTGGTGACGTGTCGGAACAAAAAACAAGTTATCTCATTTCTCTTCCATCATAGATGGAGAAAACTGCCATGACTCACGACCCGGAATTCCCTGATCGCAGATCAGAGCCACGCACTACTCCGGTCCGCAGTCGCTCTTCGTGGGGCGCATGGGTCGCCATCATCGCGGTGGTTCTGGTGGCTGGCGTTGTATGGTTCGAGTGGGGTGGCTCGCCCGACACCGATCCGATCTCGACATCTTCGACGACGCCCTCCACGCAGCCTGCTCCAGCACCGGCAACGCCGACTGCGCCGACCAGCAACAATGTAACCCCGGCGCCGGCTTCTCCTACTGCAGCTCCGGCGCAGCAGTAGAGCCTGTCTCTAGGCCACGCCTGCAAGACCGTTGTTATTGAGACGGATCGAGAAAGGTCGTTGCGAGTTTCGCTTGGCCTTTTTCGCCCTCTCGATCGGTGACCAGTCCTTGAGCATATGGCGCCGCGAAGAAGTTCGACTGCCTCGGGTCGCGCCCTTCGAAATAGAGGAGGTCGAAGGCCATGAAGATCGCTTCGCCGGAGGCCCGCTTGCCTTCCCGGCCGCCGAGCGATTGCTGCAGCAGTCCGAAATCGGACCGGCCCTGCTCGTCGAGCATGACCGCCTCGCCATCGAGAACCGCCGTCGCCACGCCGAGCTGCTTGGCGGGCCTGCTCGATCGCCGGAAAGCGATGCGTCCAGTCATGCCCGCCCCATTTGATTTCGTAAACCCGCTGCTCGCCCCTCGGCGGCTTGATGCTTGAAAAGCGTCAGGCATAGGTCGATGCGGTCCGGCATGGGATCGAGGGGAAGGTTCGGCTGGGCCGGATCGCGTGGTTTTGTGGCTCTGGTACGGACACTTGCGGCCTCTTTGGCGAGGAGAGACTTCGTCGGCTTCCGAGGAACTCTTGCCATCCCCTCAGTCCATTAGGCAATTCTCAACTCCATTAGGGTAGAGCTTGCTTAGACGTGGTCCGCGGACGTACTATCTACGTTTCGCGAGCCTGCCCCTGCGCTCAGCCGAGGTAAAGGCCCGGCGAGAGAGGGAGGTTTGTCATGAGAGTTGCATCGATAATCGCAGCCGGCTTCATCGGATTATGCGGGATGGCCTCCTTTGCTGCGGCAGAGGGTGGACATACAATGGTCACTCCCGATGATGTTAAGTGGGGGCCGGCCCCCAAGGTGCTTCCTGCTGGAGCAGAGGCGGCGGTCCTGTTCGGCGATCCCAGTAAGGAAGGCCTGTTTGCCCTCCGGCTCAAGGTGCCGTCGGGCTATGCGGTCCCGCCGCACACGCATCCTGTGCATGAAGTGGTCACAGTCGTATCAGGGACTCTCAAACTCGGAATGGGCGAAACCGCCGATCCGAGCGCCACGAAGGCACTGCCTGCAGGCAGTTTCATCGCGTTGCCGCCCGGCATGGCGCATTTCGCTCGCGTCGACGAACCGACAGTCATCCAAATTACGACGACTGGCCCATGGGCCATCAAGTATGTCAACCCGGCGGACGATCCTCAGAAGTCGCAATAACCAGCCGCTGCATCGATGTCTCAACAGCGGAAAGGACGACTAGTCTTTGAACTGGGAGGAAGGTGGATTGATGGAGAGGAATCGCGGGCCCGGGGGGGGCCCGCAGTGCTTTCAAGTTATTCGACGACCTCAATCACCGCGCGGGTCTTCGGATTGACGAGCACGCGCTTTTTGTTGACGACCACATAACCGTAATCGGGCTGATCGGGGATCGTGTGGATCTCGACCGTGTCAGGAAGTGCCGTACCGATTGCAACATCACCTTCAAACGTGACCGATGGCGATTGCTGCTCAAGAACATAGGTTCTGACCTCGCCGGGAACGGTGACCGTCGCTGTCTGCGCGACCGCCGCCCCCCCGAGCGTCAGAAACAGCGATACGGCAGAGATGACCACTTTCTTCATGTTATCCTCCAGGATTTTCAGTGTGCCGGTAAAACGCTGCCGGCTAAGATATAGTTCCCCCGCTGCACGGAATGGACTACTATGGCTTGAGGAAAACAGCGCGATCACGCTCTGGTATTGTCGGAAGCATCAGCCGGCGGCACCCTCCGCTGAAGGTGCGCGACGGTGAAGGCAGGGGCTATTTCCACGTTACTCCGCCCAAGGAGCATGGCTGCCCTTCGCCGCGGTCATCAGCCGTTGGTAGGCGGGTATTCCCGTTTTAGCTATCTCACTGAGATCATGCCGCGCCCTTGTCGTAAGCGCCTGTACACTTTTTCTCGGAACAGATTCTCGGAACAGACTTCATGGCTATCCGTTGACATGATCGCCAACGGAGATTGCATTACATGAGCTCGGACATCTGGGAACGCAGCATCGAGTTGATCGACGGCGACGATCATTTCCGCACCGTAAAAAATACGAGAGAAGCTGTTGAGTTTCTGATGACGTCCTGGCCCGGTCACAAGGGCCCCGCATATGCGGCAGCTCGGAAGGCCTGTCTGCGAGCCCTCGAGGGCAAAAAGCCGGACATAGATCCTCAGGCCGCTTTCATCGCAGCAGCAGCGGAATCTGGTATTCTGAGGGCCAACTGAAATATTCGCCCCCTGCTGCTCACAGGCTCCGGCGTGCAGTTCCGCGTATCGCTGGTGCATCCATTCGATTTCAGGGGATGGCGCGCAATTGTACCAACAACTGCAGAGGCGCGCCAATCGCCTCCGGGGCGGCATGGCGGAAATACTGTTTTCCGCGACATCCGGAGCCAGAGGATTATGGCGTAGACACAGGACTCATATTGACCATTGGTGGTCGGCCAGAAACGGCATTGTCCGACCCGAAGGCACGCCGTGGCGGGTATTGTCTGCTCTGGGTTTTCAGCAGACAGCAGAAACATCGATCTGCTTTGCCACGCCGCCCACATCCCTATATCTTACGATATCCGGACTCATTGACGCCCTATAAGGGTTGTATGTCCTTGAGCGCCTGGCGGGCGCTCGGATTTGGAGCGGGTCGTAGCATCGGCGGGGGCGCAAGCTTCGACCCGCTCTTTCTTTCCATCAACGGAGCGCGCCTATGTTTTGGGATTTCATCACGATCGCAGCGATCTTCGGCGCTTTCTTTTTTGTGCGAGAGGCACAAACCGTGCTCGCGAAAGCCCGCCTGTCGAACTGGCGCAGCTTCACCTTCCGGTAAACGGACAAGCAAGCGACAACTTTCCTGAAACAGGATTCTGGAGGGAGCAGGTTGCTTTTCGGCCCATGCCGCGTGCAATCTGCTTGTATTTTCCAAGCTCCTGCTGCCTTCCGGATATCCCATGATCAACCGACTTGCCGCACTGCCGGTGATTTTCCTCGTTTCACTGCCTGCGGCCGCCGGCAACTACCGGCCGGACAATGGCTGCACACTGGATTATCCGCAATCTGTGCTGAAGAATGGCAGCTTCAAGCTCAACAAGGAGAAAGGCTCCGGTTCGGAGAGCATAGCGCTCACCCCGAATATCGACTTGAGCGTCGAAAGCGGCGGCTGCGAATATTCGACGAGGACTTACCGCTTCTCGATCGTCCTGACAGCCGATGAAAATCAGACGTCAGGCATTGAATATGTGAAAGCCGTCGAGCTGCTTGCCGTGCTGGAGCGTCACAAGGAACTGGCGCTGGATTTTTCCGGCGCCCGTAAAGCGCTTCAATCCTATATGGCGCTAGTTGTAGAGCCGAAGCTGGGAGAACAGCTGTATATTCGCAACGACACCGAGAATCAGTTTTCAGAGAAAGTCTGGATCGATGCCGATCGCGGCGCAGAGCCCACGCGTATCGCGGTGACGTTATCCAGCGGTCCCTATTAGAGACAGCCGTTTTAATTCAAACTTCGCAGTTAACCGCCTGTTAATATTTAGCTTGCCCCGCAAAGCGAATGATCTATCCTCCAGAATCACAGGGCTGCGTAGAAATGTGCAACGAGAGTTCCAGAATGCCGCCGGGTTTTGCTGTTCCTGCCCTCCCCGGCCTGTTTCTTTGTTGATAACTTGTCCATTTCACATGCCGGTAACACTGCTATTACCCTGATCCGGCAAGGAACGTTTCTGCAGGTTTTGCGTTCATTTTGTTGCTTCTCTAGGAGGGAGATCACCATGGAAGGCGAAGGCGTAGGTTGGATTGCGGCGATCATCATCGGCGGTATCGCCGGCTGGCTCGCGGAAAAATTCATGCACAGCAATATGGGGCTGCTCATGAATATCGTTCTCGGCATTGTCGGCGCGATCGTTGCCAATTTCATTCTCGGCGTCCTGAACATCCATCCGCTCGTAGGCTGGCTCGGATACCTGATCACCGGTTTCGTCGGCGCCTGCATTCTTATTGCGCTCGGACGCCTTGTGCGACGCTGATTTCAATCGCGCAAAAGCCGGGACTACAGCTCCCGGCTTTTTGTTGTCTTTTGTTGCCGCGTCGCTTCAGCGGCGGCTCATCAGGCCGAAGACGTAGGCAATGCCGGCGGTTACGGCGAGTGCGAAGATCGGCTCTTCACGCACTTTCTCGCGCACACGCTCGGTCATGACAGAAGCCTCGTCGGCAACGGCGGTCTTTGCGCCCTGCCCCAAGGCAACGACGCTCTCGGAAAGCCGTGCCAAATCCTCGCGCAATGCGGTGACTTGAGCCGAAAGATCGTCGGCTGCGATTTCCGCCTTCACGCGTGCGCCCGTCGTTTGTCCGGAGGCGGTCTTGAGTTCGGCCATTGTCTGCTCCTCTTTTTGCGGATGCGGCTTCAACGACGTGAGGGCCGAAAGGTTCCCTGAACCGCTTCATTTCTTAAACGTGGTCGCCTTCCGGGACCTTCGCCGGCACCTGCTATGTTTTCGCGCGCGGACGCTTCATTTCCTTACGCGTTTGTTCTAAGGAACGTCGAAAGCTTTGCCCGTGAAAGGGCGAAATATAATGCGAGGTTTGCGTTTCGATGTTCCATTTCCTGAGAAGAGCCGCCCGGACCTGGGTCGCCAAGCTCCTGATGCTTCTCCTGGTCGCTTCATTCGGTATTTGGGGCATCTCCAGTTCGCTGCTCACTGGCAGCAGCAGCACGGCCGTCGTCACCGTCGGTGACCAGCAGGTAGACGCCACCGAATTCCGCCTTGCCTACCAGCGACAGGTCGCAAGCCTCAGCCAGCAGTTCGGCATGCGTCTGACGCCCGAGCAGGCCAAGGCCTTCGGCGTCGAGCAGCAGGTGATCGCCCAGCTCGTCGCCGGCGCCTCGCTCGACCAGCTTGCCGCCGACATGAATCTCGGCCTTTCCGAAGATCGTCTAGCCCAGCTGATCGCTGACGATCCAGCTTTCAAGGCAGTCAACGGCCAGTTTGATCGCACGCTCTTCACCTCGCGCTTGCGCAACGCCGGCATCCGTGAGGCGGACTATATCAGCGAGCGCAGCAAGGTCGCTGTGCGCAGCCAGATCGTCGATGCGGTGTCGAACGGCTTCACCGCTCCTAAGACGCTCGTCGACGCGCTGAAGCTCTACCGTCAGGAAAGCCGCGACATCGACTACTTGCTGCTGACGAACGCGAACATCGAGCCCATCAAGGCTCCGGCCGAGGATCTGCTTTCGAAGTGGTTCGACGGCGTCAAGAG from Rhizobium sp. 007 encodes:
- a CDS encoding D-alanyl-D-alanine carboxypeptidase family protein — its product is MLKRLLRLCACLLPFASPSYAAETAPAGFVTKAAQAYMIEASTGTVLLAKNEEQSFSPASLAKLMTMDLVFGSLKKGEITLDTEYPVSEYAWRTGGAPSRTATMFAVLKSRIRVEDLIKGVAIQGANDGSIILAEGMSGTEGNFAAAMTRRAEVLGMAKTVFGNSTGLPDGKSKVSARDLVTLAIDLQQSYPEYYHYFAQPDFEWNRIFQRNRNPLLGLGLGADGLATGFAEGEGYSIVASAGRDGKRLFLALGGIASDKERTEEAKRILEWGQTAFEDRQLFADEEIVGAASVYGGQAGKVDLVAKGAVSVYIPVSNPDRLSARIVYRWPLMAPVAADAEAGTLVISAGGRVLREVPLYTAHGVEQGSLTSRAVDALLELGESLFFSWLWDEAEPT
- a CDS encoding DUF1236 domain-containing protein; this encodes MKKVVISAVSLFLTLGGAAVAQTATVTVPGEVRTYVLEQQSPSVTFEGDVAIGTALPDTVEIHTIPDQPDYGYVVVNKKRVLVNPKTRAVIEVVE
- a CDS encoding septal ring lytic transglycosylase RlpA family protein, with product MRLECGATSFATGTRWLALALMCATVTACGTTSQAPKKRAHGKEYFSEKEYGVKASPRVASGANIPKGGGRYIVGNPYEVKGKWYYPKEDFAYNKVGVASWYGSAFHGRLTANGEVYDQMHLSAAHPTFPLPSYARVTNLENGSSVVVRVNDRGPYHEGRIIDLSNKTADMLDLQHSGTGKVRVQYVGKARMDGHDMPYLMASYVPKGSRIPGVNPGGQIATGVMVASNSKRITGDQLQSLGTLTVDQSRVPVPMSATAYGGSTPSARYNAAPVATTAPVLGNSGQAFGQMVVLPEIGPVPYERPYGYGQDGSLAMGYQDEDVKTVTVELAFDAVMVRNDGLTQDSILASLKRQQAKQIAP
- the tmk gene encoding dTMP kinase codes for the protein MSSGTGLFVTFEGGEGAGKSTQIRRLAEALRARGHEVLLTREPGGSPGAEAVRHVLLSGSAEAFGTRMEAILFAAARNDHVEAVIRPALLQGKIVLCDRFMDSSRVYQGVTGNLEADFIETLQRIAVNGVVPDCTLILDIPARLGLARAKKRSAATADRPDRFEREELETHEKRREAYLDIAAREPERCHVVNATQDEEPIAAEILAIVNQLLGPVAVAKMPEAAHE
- a CDS encoding DUF982 domain-containing protein, with the translated sequence MSSDIWERSIELIDGDDHFRTVKNTREAVEFLMTSWPGHKGPAYAAARKACLRALEGKKPDIDPQAAFIAAAAESGILRAN
- a CDS encoding DNA polymerase III subunit delta': MSDERPGLLDGAIWPAENTKLFGHDEAQAFLSQSYRSGKGHHAVLIEGPEGIGKATLAFRFANYVLSNPDPATAPATIGDPDAASAVSRQIASGASHNLLYLSRPVDEKTGKVKSAITVDEVRRAGRFFSQTSGTGNWRIVIIDPADDMNRNAANAILKILEEPPKRALFLVLSHGPGKLLPTIRSRCLPLKLSPLDNGALGAALANLGVTGSDASMISIAKGSVGEALKLLNYGGGEIIAAYNEVLSAQGPTARKAMHRLAEALSGKDSDTIFEFFVSHVGDDLMHRARHAAQAGELSAAERLARLQSDINERLAVSDAYNLDRKQTILSILGDIKQPGL
- a CDS encoding GlsB/YeaQ/YmgE family stress response membrane protein; translation: MEGEGVGWIAAIIIGGIAGWLAEKFMHSNMGLLMNIVLGIVGAIVANFILGVLNIHPLVGWLGYLITGFVGACILIALGRLVRR
- a CDS encoding cupin domain-containing protein, which translates into the protein MRVASIIAAGFIGLCGMASFAAAEGGHTMVTPDDVKWGPAPKVLPAGAEAAVLFGDPSKEGLFALRLKVPSGYAVPPHTHPVHEVVTVVSGTLKLGMGETADPSATKALPAGSFIALPPGMAHFARVDEPTVIQITTTGPWAIKYVNPADDPQKSQ
- a CDS encoding sulfite exporter TauE/SafE family protein; the encoded protein is MTFLENFQPLYSLSGFFVGALVGITGVGGGSLMTPLLVLLFGVHPATAVGTDLLYAAVTKTAGTAVHGMHGRINWRVVGALGAGSVPAALLMLWLMAGVDRKSVEVTHTITAALGWLLVMTAVMLVFRAQILRFARRVTGERAPPRPATIAVLTVILGLALGILVTLTSVGAGALGVTILLVLYPRLDVREIVGSDIVHAVPLTLIGGMGYWIIGEIDWLLLLALLVGSIPGIIAGSLLAPKLHERTIRIVLALTLAIVAWKLLAG